A DNA window from Arachis hypogaea cultivar Tifrunner chromosome 18, arahy.Tifrunner.gnm2.J5K5, whole genome shotgun sequence contains the following coding sequences:
- the LOC112772544 gene encoding F-box/kelch-repeat protein At3g23880, with protein MTLLLVITNDVERNASRGLLLLRGHTATARTPPLPDLPEELIMEILVRLPARTLVSLRSVCTSWRNLISSPDFIRNHLRRSCLRDPSLTLLRIACYNSSPFRCSGVGYDSIGVLSVRSIIDKPSRPTKVDYFSGQHYYRIVGSCHGLLCFFDEHDYQNTHGILWNPCTGFTFQSPQISGQAFSSGFGYDHLSDSYKLFGIIRKKGPSGVEYSTRIYTFGSTSSWRRIDDSPFGLFGIPPNHFCMPENGVFFGSSRACTINWIVNHHVVLYFDLGKETYAHFTLPDTDSSDYLLILCKKLCVLRNCLSVCYGYLRTQHSIVWQMKEYGDAQSWTKLAMISVHDLVPLYISETDVLLAVFQSCRIVLCYLNDGSVRIPVIDYGVENNPYLSQSVGSWMAYIYHESLVSPNGLQSNSSKMLLRFIKPKPNPIVS; from the coding sequence ATGACGTTACTGCTCGTAATTACGAATGACGTGGAGAGGAATGCGTCGAGAGGGCTGTTACTGCTCCGTGGTCACACGGCCACCGCAAGAACGCCGCCGCTGCCAGACCTTCCGGAGGAGTTGATCATGGAAATCTTGGTGAGGCTTCCGGCAAGGACGCTTGTTTCCCTAAGGAGCGTCTGCACTTCATGGAGAAACCTAATTTCATCCCCCGACTTCATCCGCAACCACCTTCGTCGTTCATGCTTACGCGATCCAAGCCTGACTCTGCTACGAATTGCTTGTTACAACAGTTCGCCTTTCAGATGCAGTGGTGTCGGATACGACAGTATTGGAGTTCTCTCCGTACGGTCAATAATAGACAAACCTTCTAGACCTACTAAAGTCGATTACTTCAGTGGACAACACTACTACAGAATCGTTGGTTCTTGCCATGGATTGTTGTGCTTTTTTGATGAGCATGACTACCAGAATACGCATGGCATCTTGTGGAACCCCTGTACCGGATTCACATTCCAATCACCGCAAATCAGCGGTCAAGCCTTCTCTTCTGGCTTTGGTTATGATCATCTCAGTGACAGCTACAAGCTTTTTGGAATTATAAGGAAGAAAGGGCCATCTGGTGTTGAATATAGTACTAGAATTTATACATTTGGATCAACTTCATCGTGGAGAAGAATTGATGATAGCCCATTTGGCCTATTTGGTATCCCACCTAACCACTTTTGTATGCCAGAGAATGGGGTATTTTTTGGTAGTAGTAGAGCATGCACTATTAATTGGATTGTTAATCATCATGTGGTTCTTTATTTTGACTTGGGTAAAGAGACTTATGCTCATTTTACCCTGCCTGATACGGATTCAAGTGATTATCTCTTGATACTATGCAAAAAGTTATGTGTTTTGAGAAACTGCCTTTCTGTTTGTTATGGGTATTTAAGAACACAACACTCGATTGTGTGGCAGATGAAAGAATATGGAGATGCTCAATCTTGGACTAAATTGGCAATGATTTCCGTCCACGACCTTGTACCTCTCTATATCTCGGAAACTGATGTGCTTTTGGCCGTTTTTCAATCTTGCAGAATAGTTTTGTGTTACTTGAATGATGGCAGCGTACGCATTCCTGTGATTGATTATGGCGTGGAGAACAATCCTTATCTTTCTCAAAGTGTAGGTTCTTGGATGGCTTATATCTACCATGAAAGCTTAGTTTCACCAAATGGTCTTCAAAGCAACTCATCCAAAATGCTGCTGCGTTTCATCAAACCCAAACCGAATCCTATTGTCTCTTGA